The genomic window ATATCCATTGATAGAGTATAGTCAAAACAAAGAACAGTTTTCAATCACGAGACGAGCCAGGACGGTTTACCTTGCTTGTCAGAAAGACAGAACGATTGGTGGGGTAAATTTTGAAGTGTCTTTCATAAAAGATGCTTCATCCATTTACTTGGAGCAAAGGCAGAGAGTCATATATAGTTTGTTATTCGGCATACTCTTTTCTCTGTTTCTCAGTACGATCATTTACTGGCAGATGAAAAAGATTTATCGACCGATACAAAACCTTTCTCATGAGTTGCGGACACCACTAACTCTTATTTCAGGCTATTCAGAATATTTAATGCGGATGAAAACGACGGAAGAAGAGAAAATGATGATGAGTCAGGAGATTTTTCAAGAGTCCCAGCATTTGCAAGAGGTGATAGAGCAGTTATTGATTATGGGAGATTTGACCGAAGATGAGCTTCAAATGGAAAAGCTTCAATTGAGTGAGCTGATCCATAGTTTGAGTCATAACTATCCTCAGTTAAATGTTTCTATTTTTGAGGAAGCGGAGATTCAAGGCAATCGTGTCTTACTATTGCGGCTATTTGATAATCTTCTGGATAATGCTTCTAGAGCAGCTGAGGAGCTGGAGGTTCAGCTGCGAATCTCAGGAAAAGAAGTGGAGATATCAAATCCGGGAACACAGATTCCAGAGAGTCAATTGAGAAAAATGAATCGTGGGAAAAAGCTGACCCAAGCTGAGTACGAAGGATCAGGGCAAGGATTTCTAATTTGTCGAGAGATTGTCTCACTTCATCAGGGGAAAATAACTATTCAGTCAGATGCACAGAAAATCATTGTGCGGATTATTTTTTAGCTAAAAAGAAGTTCAGCTAGTCAGCTGGAGCAGGTGTGTGCAATTTTGTACACACCTGCTTTTTTCTTGTTCATAGAAAAGAGCAACGGCTAATTTCTAACCAAGTGTTAATAAAATAACAATTTTAAGAAATAACTCACAGAATTTTCTCAGAGATATAATGTATGATATATATCACTATGGTAGAATGATTCTATCTTTTAATTGGAGGCTATTCATGAAAAATACAAATCGAAAAATGAAAAAAGGGTTAGTTGAACGGATTGGTGCGGCCTTGCCGGAGTCGAATTTACTGTTTCTTATTCTTATTGGCATTATCATCATTATCAGCTTTATTGCACAAGGGGAGTATGCAGGCGTTCAGGAAGGAACGTCCTATGAAGTAAAAAATCTGCTGTCTTTTGAAGGG from Enterococcus sp. 9E7_DIV0242 includes these protein-coding regions:
- a CDS encoding sensor histidine kinase → MQLWKKNFFFVVILFQSLLFAGLFFFVSYSFQQSLRKEARQFRQWIDDSQKLINQIVEDPSSGLAREFIPVIHEQQQFYFKITNNGEELFSSIPEYPLIEYSQNKEQFSITRRARTVYLACQKDRTIGGVNFEVSFIKDASSIYLEQRQRVIYSLLFGILFSLFLSTIIYWQMKKIYRPIQNLSHELRTPLTLISGYSEYLMRMKTTEEEKMMMSQEIFQESQHLQEVIEQLLIMGDLTEDELQMEKLQLSELIHSLSHNYPQLNVSIFEEAEIQGNRVLLLRLFDNLLDNASRAAEELEVQLRISGKEVEISNPGTQIPESQLRKMNRGKKLTQAEYEGSGQGFLICREIVSLHQGKITIQSDAQKIIVRIIF